A window of Lepidochelys kempii isolate rLepKem1 chromosome 1, rLepKem1.hap2, whole genome shotgun sequence contains these coding sequences:
- the LOC140918300 gene encoding olfactory receptor 51G2-like, with the protein MSAVNDTKFNAAVFLLGGIPGQEDVHLWISIPFCLMYVISIVGNSVILFIIKTDQSLHEPMYIFLSTLAITDLALSISTMPTTLRIYLFNTREISLNACFAQLFFIHSFECIESSVLLLMAFDRFIAICDPLRYASILTLPRIGKMGLLCVLRGMAVMLPLPFLLQQFRYCRSNVLSHCYCINQDVMKIACSDIRVNSIYGLSVTLLTEGLDSLLIFLSYVMILKTVLSITSHAECLRALNTCVSHLCAVLLFYTPMIGLSVVHRRGEGSFPFLKIILGYISLLVPPLINPIVYSVKSKHLRARIIRVFVK; encoded by the coding sequence ATGTCCGCTGTCAATGACACCAAATTCAACGCTGCCGTGTTCCTTCTCGgcgggatacctgggcaggaagacGTTCATCTgtggatctccatccccttctgcttAATGTATGTTATTTCCATAGTAGGAAATTCAGTCATTttgttcattataaaaacagatcaaagcctccatgagcccatgtacattttcctttccacaTTAGCCATCACAGACCTTGCCTTATCGATATCCACCATGCCGACAACACTCCGTATATACTTGTTTAACACTAGAGAGATCAGCCTCAATGCCTGTTTTGCCCAGCTGTTCTTCATTCACTCGTTTGAATGCATTGAATCCTCCGTGCTCCTGTTGATGGCCTTTGACCGCTTCATCGCGATCTGTGACCCGCTGAGATATGCTTCTATCTTAACCCTGCCAAGAATAGGCAAGATGGGACTGCTGTGTGTGCTAAGAGGGATGGCTGTAATGCTCCCACTCCCTTTTCTCCTTCAACAGTTCCGATATTGTCGATCCAATGTCCTCTCCCATTGCTACTGCATAAACCAGGACGTCATGAAGATTGCTTGTTCGGATATCAGAGTGAACAGCATCTATGGCTTGTCTGTTACACTCTTGACAGAGGGGCTGGACTCGCTGCTCATCTTTCTCTCTTATGTGATGATCCTCAAAACAGTGCTGAGCATCACGTCCCATGCAGAGTGCCTCAGGGCCCTGAACACCTGCGTCTCCCACCTCTGCGCTGTCCTGCTCTTCTACACACCAATGATCGGCCTGTCTGTGGTACACAGAAGAGGGGAGggctcttttccttttcttaagaTTATCCTGGGCTACATCTCCCTGCTTGTCCCACCCCTGATTAACCCAATTGTGTACAGTGTGAAAAGCAAACACCTTCGTGCGAGGATAATCAGGGTGTTCGTCAAGTGA